From a region of the Hippopotamus amphibius kiboko isolate mHipAmp2 chromosome 3, mHipAmp2.hap2, whole genome shotgun sequence genome:
- the LOC130850075 gene encoding olfactory receptor 4A47-like, with amino-acid sequence MEQRDNVTEFVLTGLTQSLQGQKILFAVFLLIYIMTMVGNLLIVLTMVFSPTLDAPLYFFLGCLSLMDAVYSTTITPNMIIDFLCEKKTISFQACMTQLFIEHLFGGAKILLLVVMAYDCYMAMCKPLCYLTILNQRVCVLLLLLAWGGGFLHAVVQLLLAYNLPFCGPNIIDCFICDMYPLLKLACTDTYIIGLIVVFNDRAICVVIFMLLLISYGVILQSLKNHSQERRCKALSTYGSHITVVVLFFVPCIFMYVRPPSTLPIDKSLAVFCTIITPMLNPLISTLRNGEMQNAMKKLWVKKGK; translated from the coding sequence ATGGAACAAAGGGACAATGTAACTGAGTTTGTCCTCACAGGGCTCACTCAGAGCCTCCAGggtcagaaaatattatttgctGTGTTCTTGCTCATCTACATCATGACGATGGTGGGCAACCTGCTCATTGTCCTGACTATGGTATTCAGCCCAACCCTGGATGCCCCCTTGTACTTCTTTCTTGGCTGCTTGTCACTTATGGATGCTGTTTATTCTACTACAATCACCCCAAATATGATTATAGACTTTCTGTGTGAGAAGAAAACCATTTCCTTCCAAGCTTGCATGACCCAGCTTTTTATAGAACACTTATTTGGTGGTGCTAAGATTTTACTCCTGGTGGTCATGGCCTATGATTGCTACATGGCCATGTGCAAACCCTTGTGTTATTTGACAATCTTGAATCAGCGAGTGTGtgttctgctgctgctgttggccTGGGGTGGTGGGTTTTTACATGCTGTAGTCCAACTACTCTTGGCTTACAACCTTCCCTTCTGTGGTCCCAATATTATTGACTGTTTCATTTGTGACATGTACCCCTTGTTAAAACTTGCCTGCACTGACACCTATATTATTggcctcattgtggttttcaatGATAGGGCAATCTGTGTGGTCATCTTCATGCTCTTACTCATCTCCTATGGGGTGATTCTGCAATCCCTGAAGAATCATAGTCAGGAAAGGAGGTGCAAAGCCTTATCCACCTATGGCTCCCACATTACCGTGGTGGTCCTCTTCTTTGTGccctgtatttttatgtatgtgagaCCTCCTTCTACCTTACCCATTGATAAATCCTTGGCTGTGTTTTGTACCATTATCACCCCTATGTTGAACCCTCTAATCTCTACTCTGAGAAATGGAGAGATGCAAAATGCCATGAAAAAGCTCTGggtcaaaaaaggaaaatga
- the LOC130848583 gene encoding olfactory receptor 4A47-like — MASRNNVTYFVLMGLTQNPKEQKVLFVMFLLFYILTLVGNLLIIVTIIVSKTLNSPIYFFLACLSCMDVTYSSTICPRLISDLSFGENIISFEYCMSQMFIQHVFGGSEVFLLLAMAYDRYVAICKPMHYLVIMRQRVCVVLLVVSCVGGLLHSVIQLSTIYGLPFCGPNVINHFMCDMYPLLKLVCNDTYVIGILVVANGGLICSIVFLLLLISYGVILHSVKNLSQEEMWKALQTCGSHVTVVAFFFIPCIFIYVRPTMTFSIDKSLSVFYTIITPMLNPLIYSLRNSELANAVKNLWRKMGRLSIK, encoded by the coding sequence ATGGCATCAAGGAACAATGTAACTTATTTTGTCCTTATGGGCCTCACACAGAATCCAAAGGAGCAGAAAGTCCTTTTTGTTATGTTCttgcttttctatattttgacCCTGGTGGGCAACCTGCTCATTATTGTGACTATAATTGTCAGTAAGACCCTAAACTCACCAATATACTTTTTTCTTGCTTGCTTATCATGTATGGATGTCACTTATTCCTCTACTATTTGCCCCAGATTGATATCAGACTTGTCCTTTGGGGAAAATATCATATCCTTTGAATATTGCATGAGCCAGATGTTTATACAGCACGTTTTTGGTGGATCAGAGGTCTTCCTTCTGTTAGcaatggcctatgaccgctatgtggccatctgtaagcccaTGCATTACTTGGTTATCATGAGGCAAAGGGTGTGTGTTGTGCTGCTGGTGGTATCCTGTGTTGGAGGTCTTCTACACTCAGTAATTCAACTTAGCACTATTTATGGGCTCCCATTCTGTGGCCCCAATGTCATTAATCACTTTATGTGTGACATGTACCCCTTATTGAAACTGGTCTGTAATGATACCTATGTCATTGGCATCTTAGTGGTGGCCAATGGAGGACTGATCTGCTCTATCGTGTTTCTGCTCTTACTCATCTCCTATGGAGTCATCCTGCACTCTGTGAAGAACCTGAGTCAGGAAGAGATGTGGAAAGCACTCCAGACCTGTGGTTCCCATGTCACTGTAGTTGCCTTCTTCTTTATTCCCtgtattttcatatatgtgaGACCTACTATGACCTTCTCTATTGACAAATCATTAAGTGTGTTTTATACAATCATAACTCCTATGCTGAATCCATTAATTTACAGTCTCAGAAATTCTGAGTTGGCTAATGCTGTGAAGAACCTCTGGAGAAAAATGGGCAGattaagtattaaataa